AGGCGGTACACTTTCATCCACGGCAAGGCCTTCTTGGCTTCCTGAGCAACAGTGCGATCAAAGGCAATAATGCAAAGCTGGCCTGCGCGCGGGCGCCAGGTCTTGAGTTGTTTTGCCAGCACTGGCACGACCTCTGGACCACATTTTACTTCCAGGAAAAAACGCTTTTTACCAATAGGCATCGTTTTCAGACTTTCGATCAAAGTAGGTATCTTTTCGCCCTTGTAGCCCTTCGCTTTCCAGGAACCTGCATCCAGGGCCTGCAATTCTGCCAGGGTGCTTTCCTTGACGATCTTGGCCACGCCCGTGGTTCGTTTCGTATCTGCATCGTGCAGGATGGCGATCTCACCATCTTTGGTTAGGTAAAGATCCAGCTCGCAGGCATCGCTCTCGTGCTCCCAGGCCAGATTGAAAGCGGCCACGGTGTTCTCCGGCGCACGTTGAGAGAATCCGCGATGGGCCACGATCTCCGTCGCAGAGACATTGGCAGAAAGAAGGGACAGCAGGAGGAGGGATAAAACTCGCATGATCAGGGATGAAGCAAGACGCCCTTAACATGCCAAATCTTCCGTCGCAATTTTCCGTCACACGCGCTGTGAGCCCCGACACCGCCTGAACAGGCCCACGGCCGCTGCCAGCAGTAGCAACCCAAGACGGCTCGGCT
This window of the Prosthecobacter dejongeii genome carries:
- a CDS encoding glycerophosphodiester phosphodiesterase family protein, giving the protein MRVLSLLLLSLLSANVSATEIVAHRGFSQRAPENTVAAFNLAWEHESDACELDLYLTKDGEIAILHDADTKRTTGVAKIVKESTLAELQALDAGSWKAKGYKGEKIPTLIESLKTMPIGKKRFFLEVKCGPEVVPVLAKQLKTWRPRAGQLCIIAFDRTVAQEAKKALPWMKVYRLSSEKTKDKKPVDLTQLIADTKADGLDGLDLGLKWAWNEALVKQVKDAGLELYVWTVNKPADVKRLAALGVDGITTDDPVMVRIALKK